A section of the Methanoculleus taiwanensis genome encodes:
- the eno gene encoding phosphopyruvate hydratase, translating into MTSIEQITVRTILDSRGNATVEADIYTACGFGRAAAPSGASTGTYEAKVRPARDAVENAQEHLIPSLIGEDTRDQITFDALLRELDGTADFSSIGANVAVALSLACAKAAASSLDLELFRYLGGAFAGRTPLPLGNVIGGGAHATDATEIQEFLVVPTGAADAQEAVFANAAVHRTVKDLLKKRGKGCGKGDEGAWAPRIADAEAFEIITEAVGTVSDDMNVEINMGIDVAASELFDGEQYRYRDGAKSPEEQVAYMADLVDRYDLVYVEDPLAEEDFDGFADLTDMVGDRCLICGDDLFVTNVDRIMRGLEKHAANCVLIKPNQIGTLSDTFEAIHLAQSNGMETVMSHRSGETTDNTIAHLATAFECIFLKTGAVGGERISKLNELIRIEELI; encoded by the coding sequence ATGACGTCCATAGAACAGATTACCGTAAGAACAATCCTGGATAGCCGCGGGAACGCTACCGTCGAAGCCGACATCTATACTGCATGCGGGTTTGGACGGGCAGCAGCGCCGAGCGGCGCCAGTACCGGAACCTATGAGGCAAAAGTCCGGCCGGCCCGGGATGCGGTAGAGAACGCACAGGAGCACCTGATTCCATCACTCATCGGCGAGGACACTCGCGATCAGATCACATTCGACGCACTGCTCAGGGAGCTCGACGGTACTGCTGATTTCAGTTCTATCGGTGCAAACGTAGCAGTAGCACTCTCACTTGCCTGCGCAAAGGCGGCCGCATCCTCTCTCGACCTCGAACTGTTCAGGTACCTCGGCGGAGCATTCGCCGGCAGAACACCTCTGCCCCTTGGAAATGTCATCGGCGGCGGAGCGCATGCCACCGATGCCACCGAGATCCAGGAGTTTCTCGTCGTCCCTACGGGCGCTGCAGATGCACAGGAAGCAGTCTTTGCAAACGCAGCCGTCCACAGGACGGTCAAGGACCTTCTGAAGAAGCGGGGCAAAGGCTGCGGAAAGGGCGACGAGGGTGCATGGGCGCCCCGGATAGCGGACGCAGAAGCATTTGAGATCATCACCGAAGCCGTCGGTACCGTATCCGACGACATGAACGTCGAGATTAACATGGGCATCGATGTTGCCGCAAGCGAGCTCTTCGACGGTGAGCAGTACCGTTACCGTGACGGTGCAAAGAGCCCCGAAGAGCAGGTTGCCTACATGGCCGACCTCGTCGACCGGTACGATCTCGTGTATGTCGAAGACCCGCTGGCCGAAGAAGACTTCGACGGGTTTGCAGACCTGACCGATATGGTCGGTGACCGCTGCCTCATATGCGGAGACGACCTCTTCGTAACGAACGTCGACCGGATCATGCGTGGTCTCGAGAAGCATGCGGCAAACTGCGTGCTGATAAAACCAAACCAGATCGGAACGCTCAGCGATACGTTCGAGGCCATTCACCTCGCACAGTCAAACGGTATGGAGACCGTCATGAGCCACCGATCGGGCGAAACGACCGATAACACCATCGCTCACCTTGCCACCGCGTTTGAATGCATTTTCTTAAAGACCGGTGCCGTAGGCGGAGAGCGAATTAGCAAACTGAACGAATTGATACGTATTGAGGAGCTGATCTAA
- the rpsB gene encoding 30S ribosomal protein S2 → MSGSEMEIELKEPLIPVEEYLAAGVHIGTQQKSKDMMKFIYRVRGDGLYILDIQATDERIKTAATFLSQFDPTKILVVTSRQYGQYPARKFAETIGGMAVVGRFIPGMLTNQRLNKYIEPDVIVVTDPIGDHQAITEAVQTGIPIVALCDTNNMTKFVDIVIPTNNKGRKALSMIYYLLTKEMLRSRGISTSLTQEDFETEL, encoded by the coding sequence ATGAGCGGAAGCGAGATGGAAATCGAGTTAAAAGAGCCACTCATCCCAGTCGAAGAGTATCTGGCAGCGGGTGTGCACATTGGTACCCAGCAGAAGAGCAAGGATATGATGAAGTTCATCTACCGGGTACGCGGAGACGGACTGTATATCTTAGACATTCAGGCTACCGACGAGAGGATCAAGACCGCCGCAACATTCCTCTCCCAGTTCGACCCGACGAAGATCCTGGTCGTCACCTCCCGGCAGTACGGTCAGTACCCGGCACGGAAGTTTGCGGAGACCATCGGCGGCATGGCCGTCGTCGGCAGGTTCATCCCCGGTATGCTGACAAACCAGCGCCTGAACAAATACATCGAGCCCGATGTCATCGTCGTGACCGACCCCATCGGCGACCACCAGGCCATCACCGAAGCGGTTCAGACCGGGATCCCGATCGTCGCACTCTGCGACACCAACAACATGACCAAGTTCGTCGACATCGTCATTCCCACCAATAACAAAGGCAGAAAGGCGCTCAGTATGATCTACTACCTCCTCACCAAGGAGATGCTGCGCTCCCGGGGGATCTCGACCTCCCTCACTCAGGAAGACTTTGAGACAGAGTTATAA
- the amrB gene encoding AmmeMemoRadiSam system protein B, producing the protein MSMRPCSVAGTFYPAEPRHLEQLLEKFFKTRAAGLDARGIVSPHAGYVYSGETSACAFSAIPPEFDGTFVLIGPSHRGYMTGTSAIPWATPLGLVDTDTAFIEALEIDVDEASQQNEHSLEVQMPFIKYRFPRARIAPIMMGDQSYEGAVALAGHIVQATGRTGRDVRIVASSDFSHYVPDATARKHDLYAIEALEALDIPEFYRRLAEVGASACGYGPIAAMCIASRTLGATKGQLLRYTTSGDVTGDYDQVVGYAAIAVI; encoded by the coding sequence ATCAGTATGCGCCCATGCAGTGTAGCAGGTACGTTTTATCCTGCGGAGCCCCGCCACCTCGAGCAGCTGCTTGAGAAGTTCTTCAAAACCAGGGCAGCGGGTCTCGATGCACGGGGCATCGTCTCCCCCCATGCCGGATACGTGTATTCGGGTGAGACATCAGCCTGTGCCTTTTCCGCCATACCGCCTGAATTCGACGGTACATTCGTTCTTATTGGTCCCAGTCACCGGGGGTACATGACAGGTACCTCCGCCATACCATGGGCGACACCCCTCGGCCTTGTCGACACCGATACGGCGTTCATCGAAGCACTCGAGATCGACGTCGACGAGGCATCGCAGCAGAACGAGCATTCGCTCGAAGTGCAGATGCCCTTCATCAAATATCGGTTCCCCCGCGCGAGGATCGCACCGATTATGATGGGCGATCAGAGTTACGAGGGAGCGGTCGCCCTTGCCGGGCATATCGTGCAGGCAACCGGCCGGACCGGGCGTGATGTCAGGATTGTTGCATCAAGTGACTTTTCACACTACGTCCCGGACGCCACAGCCCGGAAACACGACCTCTATGCGATCGAGGCGCTTGAAGCGCTCGATATCCCGGAGTTTTACCGGCGCCTGGCCGAAGTGGGAGCAAGTGCGTGTGGATACGGCCCTATTGCGGCAATGTGCATCGCCTCCCGGACGCTCGGGGCAACGAAGGGTCAGCTTCTGCGTTATACAACCAGCGGCGACGTGACAGGAGACTATGATCAGGTGGTGGGGTACGCAGCGATAGCGGTGATCTAG
- the mvk gene encoding mevalonate kinase, which yields MATWSAPGKVFLFGEHAVVYGKPGVAMAIKPRVFVTVRKSKNPTHAKSPYIDECFKAMGVRGSVYVHSQLQSSSGLGSSAAVTVATLCAINDEYNLGHSRDAIADIAFNIEKKVQRGRASPTDTYVSATGGLVLITGSSKRRLPPQNLQLVVGNTLVSHSTSKMVEMVGAQRKRHPDIINPILDAIGAVTMTALHNISNPKELGRCMDINHALLEALGVGHPASSRLILAARTTGAYGAKITGAGGGGSIIALCPRRAKSRVAGAIESCEGRAIITSIDTEGARREKND from the coding sequence GTGGCAACGTGGAGCGCGCCGGGGAAGGTATTCCTCTTCGGCGAGCATGCTGTCGTTTACGGCAAGCCGGGAGTAGCGATGGCTATCAAACCGCGCGTGTTTGTCACCGTACGCAAATCGAAAAACCCCACACACGCAAAGTCTCCGTATATCGACGAGTGTTTCAAAGCGATGGGCGTGCGCGGGAGCGTGTATGTCCATTCCCAGTTGCAGAGCTCAAGTGGGCTCGGGTCATCCGCGGCCGTGACCGTGGCGACACTCTGTGCGATCAACGACGAGTACAATCTCGGTCACTCGCGGGATGCTATCGCAGATATTGCCTTCAACATCGAAAAAAAGGTTCAGAGAGGGCGGGCAAGCCCTACGGACACCTATGTCTCCGCAACCGGGGGCCTCGTGCTGATCACCGGTTCGTCGAAACGGAGGCTTCCTCCGCAGAACCTGCAACTCGTCGTCGGGAACACGCTTGTCTCGCACAGCACGTCGAAGATGGTCGAGATGGTCGGGGCTCAGCGCAAACGGCATCCCGATATTATCAATCCTATCCTCGACGCCATCGGAGCGGTCACCATGACTGCTCTCCATAACATTTCAAACCCCAAAGAGCTCGGCCGGTGCATGGACATCAATCACGCACTTCTTGAAGCGCTGGGCGTCGGTCATCCGGCAAGCAGCCGCCTCATTCTCGCCGCACGGACAACCGGTGCATACGGCGCAAAGATTACCGGTGCCGGCGGCGGAGGCAGCATCATCGCACTCTGCCCGCGGCGCGCAAAGAGCAGGGTAGCAGGTGCGATAGAGTCCTGCGAGGGCAGAGCCATCATCACCTCCATCGATACGGAAGGCGCCAGAAGAGAGAAGAATGACTGA
- a CDS encoding isopentenyl phosphate kinase, whose translation MTDTVVLKLGGSVVTDKSGDCAIDHARITAIASEIAARRADGIVLIHGAGSCGHPEARRYRLGEGLTLGNTPGIYHTHAAVCRLNTAIVETLRTAGLEALGLHPLDMGLAENGRLVAFETGHIEEMINHGIVPVLHGDVVMDRNRGACIVSGDQLVLYLARRLKNSRVGLATDVPGVLKEGAVIPAIDRAGIGAIAIGGSGNTDVTGGMQGKIAELLTLADDGIESNIFHVSKVGAFLDGVDHGGTIVGRSR comes from the coding sequence ATGACTGACACCGTGGTATTGAAGCTGGGTGGCAGCGTGGTCACCGACAAGTCGGGAGACTGCGCAATAGATCACGCTCGCATCACGGCGATCGCATCGGAGATCGCCGCACGCCGAGCGGATGGGATCGTCCTGATCCACGGTGCAGGCTCCTGCGGCCATCCGGAGGCGCGCCGCTACCGGCTCGGGGAGGGTCTCACACTCGGGAACACACCCGGGATCTACCATACCCATGCCGCCGTCTGCAGGCTCAATACCGCAATCGTCGAAACGCTGCGCACTGCAGGGCTCGAAGCTCTCGGCCTTCATCCGCTTGATATGGGACTCGCTGAGAACGGACGGCTCGTCGCGTTCGAGACCGGGCATATCGAGGAGATGATCAACCACGGTATCGTACCGGTGCTCCACGGCGATGTTGTCATGGATAGAAACCGGGGCGCCTGTATCGTCTCCGGAGACCAACTCGTTCTGTATCTGGCACGCCGGCTGAAGAACAGCCGTGTCGGGCTCGCGACCGATGTTCCGGGCGTCCTGAAAGAAGGAGCCGTCATTCCGGCGATCGACCGTGCCGGCATCGGGGCGATAGCCATCGGCGGGTCGGGCAACACCGACGTGACCGGCGGGATGCAGGGAAAGATCGCCGAACTGCTGACCCTTGCAGACGACGGCATAGAGTCGAATATCTTCCACGTCTCGAAGGTCGGCGCATTCCTGGACGGAGTCGACCACGGCGGGACGATTGTAGGGAGGAGCAGGTAG
- the fni gene encoding type 2 isopentenyl-diphosphate Delta-isomerase, with the protein MEHTTPTSSRKKEHLRICCERAIEAGDAGFGDVRLAHNALPECDMEQIDIGTRFLNTPLGSPLFIAAMTGGHPDTMEVNQLLARAAEHFNLGMGVGSQRAALENPDLADSFSVVREEAPSAFLCANLGIIQLRDHGIEWAERAVEMIDAQAIAIHLNPLQEAIQPEGDHDTGGCLEALRNLCREFKRPVIVKETGSGISAATARDLYGAGAAAIDIGGWGGTNWAAVECLRASDVGLARLGEDFLGWGIPTVVSLREVCSTGGSVIATGGLRSGIDIAKSVALGACLGGMALPLLKPAMQGEDELFAAIDTIHRQLRVTMFLTGSRTVQDLRRTHVYITGITRQMIENSY; encoded by the coding sequence ATGGAGCATACCACGCCGACGTCCTCACGAAAGAAAGAGCACCTGAGGATCTGCTGCGAGAGAGCCATCGAAGCAGGCGATGCCGGTTTCGGAGACGTGCGCCTGGCACACAACGCTCTTCCGGAGTGCGATATGGAGCAGATCGATATCGGCACCCGCTTTCTCAACACACCCCTTGGCTCACCGTTATTCATTGCAGCGATGACCGGAGGACACCCCGATACCATGGAGGTCAACCAGCTCCTGGCACGTGCCGCGGAGCATTTCAACCTTGGTATGGGCGTAGGTTCTCAGCGAGCGGCATTGGAAAACCCGGATCTTGCAGACAGCTTCTCCGTGGTTCGCGAGGAAGCGCCGAGTGCATTCCTCTGTGCGAACCTCGGAATCATCCAGCTGCGCGATCACGGTATAGAATGGGCAGAGCGGGCCGTCGAGATGATCGATGCACAGGCCATCGCCATTCATTTAAATCCACTCCAGGAGGCAATCCAGCCCGAGGGGGATCACGATACGGGAGGATGCCTCGAAGCACTCCGGAACCTCTGCAGGGAGTTTAAGCGCCCGGTTATCGTGAAGGAGACCGGCTCTGGAATATCGGCAGCGACCGCCCGGGATCTCTACGGTGCCGGAGCGGCTGCCATAGATATCGGAGGATGGGGAGGAACGAACTGGGCGGCCGTCGAGTGCCTTCGCGCATCCGACGTCGGACTTGCCCGGCTCGGCGAGGATTTCCTCGGATGGGGAATCCCGACCGTCGTGAGCCTCCGTGAAGTCTGCAGCACCGGCGGCTCCGTCATTGCAACCGGAGGCCTTCGCAGCGGGATTGATATTGCAAAGTCAGTCGCCCTCGGGGCATGCCTCGGAGGCATGGCACTCCCGCTGCTCAAACCGGCGATGCAGGGTGAAGACGAACTCTTTGCAGCCATCGATACGATCCACCGGCAACTCCGGGTAACAATGTTCCTGACGGGTTCGAGAACCGTACAGGATCTCCGGAGAACGCACGTGTACATAACCGGAATAACCCGGCAGATGATTGAAAACAGTTATTGA
- a CDS encoding RNase J family beta-CASP ribonuclease, with amino-acid sequence MDIEILAVGGYNEVGRNMTAVRCGKEIVVFDMGLRLDQVMIHEDADIENMHSLDLIEMKAIPDDTIMNTVEGTVKAIVCSHGHLDHIGAIPKLAHRYNAPIISTPYTTELIRQQIAGEQKFGVNNKLFALKAGQRYTISPTLTLEFVKTQHSIIDTVMCVLHTPRGAVIYANDFKLDRTPVLGDPPDFARLRQIGKEGVLALIVESVNVDDRGRCPSEKIARDLVRDTITSYEDDKNALFVSTFSSHIARVKTIAECAHEIGRKPVLLGRSMERYSSAAEQMKLVAFPETLSMFGNRRTVDRTLRRIMKSGKEKFLPIVTGHQGETGAILTRIVMGDTPYKMEKGDKILFSAKVIPNPMNYGQRYLVEARAKMSGVRIFDELHVSGHSYREDHYELLHILNPQHVVPSHGDIGMTGGYARFGEEIGYTLGNDMHILRNGKSVLIK; translated from the coding sequence ATGGATATAGAGATTTTGGCAGTGGGCGGTTATAACGAAGTCGGCAGAAATATGACTGCCGTCCGCTGCGGAAAAGAGATCGTCGTCTTTGACATGGGTCTCCGGCTGGATCAGGTCATGATCCACGAGGATGCAGATATCGAAAATATGCATTCTCTCGACCTGATCGAGATGAAGGCGATCCCCGACGACACAATAATGAACACGGTGGAGGGAACCGTCAAGGCGATCGTCTGTTCGCACGGACACCTCGATCATATCGGCGCGATACCGAAACTCGCCCACCGCTACAACGCACCGATCATCAGCACGCCCTATACCACGGAACTTATCCGCCAGCAGATCGCCGGTGAGCAGAAGTTCGGCGTCAACAACAAACTCTTTGCCCTCAAAGCCGGGCAACGCTATACCATCTCGCCGACGCTTACGCTCGAGTTCGTCAAGACCCAGCACAGTATCATCGATACCGTCATGTGCGTGCTCCACACGCCCCGCGGTGCGGTGATCTACGCGAATGACTTCAAGCTCGACCGGACGCCCGTGCTCGGCGACCCGCCGGACTTCGCACGCCTCCGGCAGATCGGCAAAGAGGGCGTGCTCGCACTCATCGTCGAGAGTGTCAACGTGGACGATCGAGGCCGGTGCCCGAGCGAGAAGATTGCACGCGACCTTGTCCGCGATACGATCACGAGCTACGAGGACGACAAGAACGCACTCTTCGTCTCGACCTTCTCATCGCACATCGCCCGTGTCAAAACCATCGCCGAATGCGCCCACGAGATCGGCAGGAAGCCCGTTCTCCTCGGCCGGTCGATGGAGCGCTACAGCTCTGCGGCGGAGCAGATGAAACTCGTCGCGTTTCCGGAGACGCTCTCGATGTTCGGAAACCGCCGGACGGTCGACCGGACGCTGCGGCGGATTATGAAGTCGGGGAAAGAGAAGTTCCTCCCGATCGTCACCGGACACCAGGGGGAGACGGGAGCAATCCTCACCCGTATCGTGATGGGTGATACGCCCTACAAGATGGAGAAGGGCGATAAGATCCTCTTCTCGGCAAAGGTGATCCCAAACCCGATGAACTACGGGCAGCGGTACCTCGTCGAGGCACGTGCCAAAATGTCCGGCGTGCGGATCTTCGATGAACTGCACGTCTCCGGCCACTCGTACCGCGAGGATCACTACGAGCTTCTGCATATCTTAAACCCGCAGCACGTCGTCCCCTCTCACGGGGATATCGGCATGACCGGAGGGTATGCACGGTTCGGTGAGGAGATCGGGTACACGCTCGGAAACGATATGCACATTCTCCGGAACGGAAAGAGTGTACTGATTAAGTAA
- a CDS encoding polyprenyl synthetase family protein has translation MELTQYLDVTADRVDKVIYRYFGDVFGDLFQASAHLLLAGGKRLRPAVVLLSADAVKKGSSDDVMLAAVALELTHTFTLIHDDIMDGDTSRRGVATVHTVWDEPTAILAGDVLYAKAFEFLSVAEASDRAKVHALRMLGKTCAEICEGQSLDMSFERRDDVTEAEYLEMVQKKTGVLYGASAAIGGVLVGASPVEIDALYQWGINSGIAFQIQDDLIDLLASAEATGKDRASDIREGKQTLLAIRAREKGLDLTPYRRELSASDIDEIIGRLNEAGVIDEVRAVALERANVAKQALGILPDSEEKQLLTDITDYFINRGF, from the coding sequence ATGGAGCTGACGCAGTATCTTGATGTGACCGCAGACCGTGTCGATAAAGTGATCTACCGCTACTTCGGAGACGTCTTTGGCGATCTCTTCCAGGCCAGCGCCCACCTGCTGCTTGCAGGCGGGAAACGCCTCCGGCCGGCCGTCGTTCTCTTATCGGCCGACGCCGTGAAGAAAGGAAGTTCCGACGACGTGATGCTCGCCGCAGTAGCGCTCGAACTGACGCACACCTTCACGCTCATCCACGACGATATCATGGACGGCGATACCTCCCGGCGGGGAGTGGCGACGGTGCATACGGTCTGGGATGAACCGACCGCGATCCTCGCGGGGGATGTCCTGTATGCGAAGGCCTTTGAGTTCCTCTCAGTAGCAGAAGCAAGCGACCGTGCCAAGGTGCATGCACTCCGGATGCTCGGCAAGACCTGCGCCGAGATCTGTGAAGGCCAGAGCCTCGATATGTCGTTTGAGAGGCGCGACGACGTGACCGAGGCAGAGTACCTCGAGATGGTGCAGAAGAAGACGGGTGTTCTCTACGGAGCATCCGCCGCCATCGGCGGGGTTCTCGTCGGTGCTTCCCCCGTGGAGATCGACGCACTCTACCAGTGGGGCATCAACAGCGGTATTGCCTTCCAGATCCAGGACGACCTCATCGACCTTCTGGCAAGCGCCGAAGCGACCGGGAAAGACCGCGCGTCGGATATCCGCGAGGGGAAACAGACCCTGCTCGCGATCCGTGCGCGGGAGAAGGGACTCGACCTTACGCCGTACAGGCGGGAACTCTCCGCCTCCGATATCGATGAGATCATCGGACGTCTCAATGAGGCGGGGGTCATCGACGAGGTCAGAGCCGTCGCCCTCGAGCGGGCGAACGTGGCAAAACAGGCGCTCGGCATCCTCCCCGACTCCGAAGAGAAACAGCTCCTGACCGATATTACCGATTACTTCATCAACCGAGGGTTCTGA
- a CDS encoding glutamate--tRNA ligase has product MDTELRRLLFVYALQNAVKHTGTPKSGTVIGTVLGKHPEYRSRARDLGPIATEIIAEVGGMTADERRAALESLAPELIAELTETHERVRELPALEGGENGVVMRFAPNPSGPLHLGHARAAILNDYYVRRYGGKYILRIEDTDPRRVDPEAYRMVQEDIDWLGLSITDIVYQSDRLDIYYEYCEKLIALGGAYVCVCDQEIFRNLKLAKKACPCRALSIEENLELWQKMLDGEFYEGAVTVRVKTELEHPDPAMRDYSIFRIVGSPIHPRIDATVYPLMNFSVAVDDHLLGITHVIRGKDHIANTRRQRYIFDYFGWKPPVYRHYGRMSISGVVLSTSGMREGIAAGMYTGWDDIHLGTLRAIARRGIQAEAVRDAMVDIGTGETDISFSWENLYAQNKALVDPKASRFFFVPDPVAVSVAGAPFQTAQAPLHPNDPARGYRTLACDGRVLLPRGDIEGKTMVRLKDLYNISIDWSTGIPAVTYAGDSLEEARRAKAPIIQWLPVDARVPCTLHTQDGDLAGFCEELVGNEAGNVVQFERIGFARIDTATKSGIEAFFAHR; this is encoded by the coding sequence ATGGACACCGAGCTCCGCCGGCTTCTCTTCGTCTACGCGCTCCAGAACGCCGTTAAGCACACCGGCACTCCAAAGAGCGGGACGGTCATCGGAACCGTCCTCGGAAAGCACCCGGAATACCGGAGCCGTGCACGCGATCTCGGCCCCATCGCCACGGAGATCATAGCCGAAGTCGGTGGCATGACCGCAGACGAGCGCCGGGCAGCGCTCGAATCACTGGCTCCGGAGCTCATCGCAGAGCTGACCGAGACCCACGAACGGGTGCGGGAACTCCCTGCGCTCGAAGGCGGCGAGAACGGTGTCGTGATGCGGTTCGCGCCGAACCCGAGCGGGCCGCTCCACCTCGGGCACGCACGGGCAGCGATTCTGAACGACTACTATGTACGCCGGTACGGCGGGAAATACATCCTCAGAATCGAGGATACCGATCCCCGCAGGGTCGACCCCGAGGCCTACCGGATGGTGCAGGAGGATATCGACTGGCTCGGTCTTTCGATCACCGATATCGTCTACCAGAGCGACCGGCTCGATATCTACTACGAGTACTGCGAGAAGCTGATAGCGCTCGGCGGTGCGTATGTCTGCGTCTGCGATCAGGAGATCTTCAGAAACCTGAAACTCGCGAAGAAGGCGTGCCCCTGCAGAGCCCTGAGTATCGAGGAGAACCTCGAGCTCTGGCAGAAGATGCTCGACGGCGAGTTCTACGAGGGTGCAGTGACGGTCAGGGTCAAGACCGAACTCGAGCATCCCGACCCCGCCATGCGGGACTACTCCATCTTCCGGATCGTCGGCTCACCAATCCACCCGCGGATCGATGCGACCGTCTACCCCCTGATGAACTTCTCGGTGGCCGTGGACGATCATCTCCTCGGCATAACGCACGTCATCCGCGGAAAAGACCATATCGCCAACACCCGCAGGCAGCGGTACATCTTCGACTACTTCGGGTGGAAGCCTCCGGTGTACCGGCACTACGGCCGGATGTCCATATCGGGAGTCGTCCTCTCCACCTCGGGGATGCGGGAAGGGATCGCAGCCGGGATGTATACCGGGTGGGACGATATTCACCTCGGAACGCTGCGGGCGATCGCGAGGCGCGGGATCCAGGCGGAGGCCGTGCGGGACGCCATGGTCGATATCGGAACCGGCGAGACCGACATATCGTTCTCGTGGGAGAATCTCTACGCCCAGAATAAGGCGCTCGTCGATCCGAAAGCAAGCAGGTTCTTCTTTGTCCCGGATCCGGTTGCGGTATCGGTTGCAGGCGCTCCGTTCCAGACGGCGCAGGCACCGCTGCACCCGAACGATCCGGCCCGCGGCTACCGGACGCTCGCCTGTGACGGGAGGGTGCTCCTACCGCGTGGCGATATCGAGGGGAAGACCATGGTGCGCTTAAAAGACCTCTACAATATCAGCATCGACTGGTCGACAGGCATCCCTGCGGTGACCTACGCCGGCGATTCCCTCGAGGAGGCACGCCGGGCAAAAGCGCCGATCATCCAGTGGCTGCCTGTGGATGCCCGGGTGCCGTGCACCCTCCACACACAGGACGGCGATCTTGCAGGGTTCTGCGAGGAGCTTGTGGGGAACGAGGCCGGAAACGTCGTTCAGTTCGAGCGCATCGGGTTTGCACGTATCGATACGGCGACGAAGAGCGGTATCGAGGCCTTCTTCGCGCACCGGTGA
- a CDS encoding tetratricopeptide repeat protein produces the protein MAGNSQEANMWYNRGRYFSDAGDYDRAAYCFGRALEQNPEDLRAWKRRGFALLKLHRYDESAACYDRVLALAPEDAASWQRKGFLCAKMHRFDEALACSDRSLRINPSSVTALHTRGWVLVVERRYDEAVQCYDRILEIDPDRDFARRNREAILAHKAFRKLAADVSEAEKVVAIPPFIYEVLGTRDYSGIDRACKVLSRLLVDRKPESAPRMK, from the coding sequence ATGGCAGGGAACTCTCAGGAAGCCAATATGTGGTACAACCGGGGCAGGTACTTCAGCGATGCAGGCGATTACGACCGGGCTGCCTACTGTTTCGGCCGGGCACTCGAGCAGAATCCGGAAGACCTCCGCGCCTGGAAACGCCGGGGTTTTGCTCTCCTCAAATTGCACCGGTACGACGAGAGCGCAGCCTGTTACGACAGGGTTCTCGCGCTCGCACCCGAGGATGCGGCGTCCTGGCAGCGGAAAGGTTTCCTCTGCGCAAAGATGCACCGGTTCGACGAAGCGCTGGCCTGCTCCGACCGCTCCCTTCGGATCAACCCCTCGTCCGTTACCGCCCTCCACACCAGGGGGTGGGTGCTCGTCGTGGAACGGCGATACGACGAGGCCGTACAGTGCTACGACAGGATTCTCGAGATCGATCCCGACCGGGACTTCGCCCGGCGGAACCGGGAGGCGATCCTTGCCCATAAGGCGTTTCGGAAGCTCGCTGCCGATGTCAGTGAGGCGGAAAAGGTCGTCGCGATCCCTCCGTTCATTTACGAGGTTCTGGGAACCCGTGACTATAGCGGCATCGACCGGGCCTGTAAAGTACTCTCCAGACTGCTCGTCGACAGAAAGCCGGAGTCTGCCCCTCGTATGAAGTAA